The Sulfitobacter sp. S223 genome has a window encoding:
- a CDS encoding xanthine dehydrogenase family protein molybdopterin-binding subunit, whose protein sequence is MGNKLLTRLTGSDKPAEMNRRGFLVSMTAAGVAFGFPRTSSAAMDPAAADGVPVSSNGETFEPTLWYWIDSDGRVNVNIIRAEMGQHVGTAIARILADELEVAWEDVSITHVDTAEKWGTMVTGGSWSVWQSWPVYRQAGAAGRTALIEAAAAQWGVDAATCTARDGTVTDGTNTITYAELVSAGLERSFTEDELKALPLKPHSELRLVGKDVTALDIENKTNGKAIYGLDAKVDGMVYAVPMIPPTRLGSSVASIDDSGAKGVKGYLQTLALEDPSGTVPGWVVVLGTSLMAAKWASEAVDVTWNAGDTAAVTEADINARSRELIADGASGGILATETPDTAAAFDTAADVLEAEYVTQTVLHFQLEPVNATVFQNEDGIWEIHTGNQWQSLIMPTLSAALEAPADKIVMRTYMLGGGFGRRLNGDYTIPAALTSKALGGKPVKLVFMREDDAKFDSPRSPSVQKLRMAFDGDNKVVGMEHHAAAGWPTGVMVPSFMPKGVNGEPYDPFAIDGADHWYTVGAHQVRAISNDLANKTFRPGWLRSVGPGWTNFAVESFMDEAAQKAGVDPLEFRLQHLKAEGYNAGSAPNAVGGASRQAAVLEKVAKMSGYGSSDLPADTAIGIATTFGQSRSMPTWTAGAVQLHVDRETGELDVQKMWLAFDCGTVVDPDSALAQCEGAALWGLSMALYEGTKIEDGNVEDRNLGTYAPLRMIDTPEMEISFVESTEVPVGLGEPGTTVIAPAIANAIYNAVGARMRHLPIKPDDILSALKA, encoded by the coding sequence ATGGGTAACAAATTGCTTACACGCCTCACCGGCTCCGATAAGCCTGCCGAAATGAACCGCCGCGGATTTCTTGTCTCGATGACAGCCGCTGGTGTGGCATTCGGTTTTCCGCGTACATCCAGCGCCGCGATGGATCCCGCAGCCGCAGACGGCGTTCCTGTTTCAAGCAACGGCGAAACATTCGAGCCGACATTATGGTATTGGATCGACAGTGACGGACGCGTCAACGTCAACATCATCCGTGCCGAGATGGGCCAACACGTTGGCACGGCCATCGCCCGCATCCTTGCAGATGAGCTGGAAGTCGCATGGGAAGACGTTTCGATCACCCACGTGGACACGGCCGAAAAATGGGGCACCATGGTCACTGGCGGAAGCTGGTCGGTCTGGCAAAGCTGGCCGGTCTACCGTCAGGCAGGCGCTGCGGGCCGCACGGCACTGATCGAAGCCGCTGCTGCCCAGTGGGGCGTGGATGCTGCAACCTGCACAGCGCGGGACGGCACCGTGACCGATGGCACAAACACAATCACGTATGCAGAGCTTGTCAGCGCCGGACTAGAGCGCAGCTTTACCGAGGATGAGCTGAAAGCATTGCCGCTCAAGCCACATTCGGAGCTGCGTCTGGTTGGTAAGGATGTGACCGCTCTTGATATCGAGAACAAGACAAACGGCAAAGCAATCTACGGATTGGATGCCAAGGTTGACGGGATGGTTTACGCCGTTCCGATGATCCCGCCAACGCGCCTCGGCTCATCGGTTGCGTCCATTGATGACAGTGGCGCGAAAGGCGTGAAAGGATATCTGCAAACACTGGCGCTGGAAGATCCATCAGGGACGGTGCCTGGCTGGGTTGTTGTTCTGGGTACATCGCTGATGGCTGCAAAATGGGCATCCGAAGCGGTAGATGTGACCTGGAACGCAGGCGATACAGCGGCCGTGACGGAAGCAGATATCAACGCCCGTTCACGCGAGCTGATCGCAGACGGCGCATCCGGGGGCATTCTGGCGACAGAAACGCCTGATACGGCAGCCGCTTTCGATACTGCGGCGGATGTGCTCGAAGCAGAATATGTCACGCAGACGGTTTTGCATTTTCAGCTTGAGCCGGTAAACGCGACTGTATTCCAGAACGAAGACGGTATTTGGGAAATCCACACTGGCAACCAGTGGCAGTCACTGATCATGCCAACTTTGTCGGCTGCGCTAGAAGCACCTGCGGATAAGATCGTTATGCGCACCTATATGTTGGGCGGTGGCTTTGGCCGTCGTTTGAATGGCGACTATACCATTCCTGCTGCTCTGACCTCAAAGGCGTTGGGTGGCAAGCCGGTCAAGCTTGTTTTCATGCGTGAAGACGATGCCAAGTTTGACAGCCCACGGTCCCCCAGTGTGCAAAAACTGCGGATGGCATTCGACGGAGATAACAAGGTCGTCGGGATGGAGCATCACGCGGCCGCCGGCTGGCCCACAGGTGTTATGGTTCCGTCGTTCATGCCCAAAGGTGTGAACGGAGAGCCTTATGACCCCTTCGCGATTGACGGTGCCGATCACTGGTACACCGTTGGTGCACATCAGGTTCGCGCAATCTCCAATGATCTTGCCAACAAGACGTTTCGTCCGGGCTGGTTGCGGTCGGTAGGGCCGGGCTGGACCAATTTTGCGGTAGAAAGCTTTATGGATGAGGCAGCGCAAAAAGCGGGCGTTGACCCGCTTGAGTTCCGCCTGCAGCACCTCAAGGCCGAGGGCTACAACGCGGGTTCCGCCCCGAATGCAGTCGGGGGCGCATCGCGTCAGGCCGCAGTGTTGGAAAAGGTCGCCAAGATGTCGGGCTATGGCAGCAGCGATCTGCCTGCTGATACGGCCATTGGTATCGCAACCACCTTTGGTCAATCGCGCAGCATGCCGACCTGGACTGCTGGTGCCGTACAGCTGCATGTCGACCGCGAGACCGGTGAACTTGACGTACAAAAGATGTGGCTCGCTTTTGACTGCGGCACAGTTGTTGATCCCGATAGTGCGCTTGCACAGTGCGAAGGGGCGGCCCTTTGGGGGCTCTCCATGGCACTTTACGAAGGCACAAAGATCGAAGACGGCAATGTAGAGGATCGCA
- a CDS encoding (2Fe-2S)-binding protein: MIKFEINGRSVSVDADPDTPLLWAIRDEIGLTGTKFGCGIGMCGACTVHVGGRATRSCITPLSAVVDTEITTIEGLDAEANHPVQEAWRNLRVPQCGYCQSGQIMQAASLLQDIPEPTDDDIDAVMTGNLCRCMTYPRIRQAVRDAATAMNGAQDNG, translated from the coding sequence ATGATAAAATTTGAGATTAACGGGCGCAGTGTAAGCGTCGATGCTGATCCGGATACGCCGCTTCTGTGGGCCATCCGTGATGAGATCGGTCTGACGGGCACAAAGTTCGGTTGCGGGATCGGGATGTGCGGGGCCTGCACAGTTCATGTCGGCGGCCGTGCGACACGGTCGTGCATCACACCACTTTCTGCCGTTGTAGACACCGAAATCACAACAATCGAAGGCCTTGATGCAGAGGCAAACCATCCCGTTCAGGAAGCGTGGCGCAATCTGCGCGTTCCACAGTGTGGGTACTGTCAGTCAGGGCAGATCATGCAGGCGGCCTCGCTTTTGCAGGATATTCCTGAACCAACCGATGACGATATTGACGCGGTAATGACTGGCAACCTGTGCCGCTGCATGACCTATCCCCGCATTCGCCAAGCTGTGCGCGACGCGGCCACCGCTATGAACGGAGCACAAGACAATGGGTAA